From Fundulus heteroclitus isolate FHET01 chromosome 5, MU-UCD_Fhet_4.1, whole genome shotgun sequence, a single genomic window includes:
- the wfikkn1 gene encoding WAP, Kazal, immunoglobulin, Kunitz and NTR domain-containing protein, which yields MPEILLQLFLQGRHSEDRRRQRQPPLTGTRVFLLVLLTCDLLDVSLSAGATGSTAGHEGFCPNKLNSNLWVDAQSTCERECSVDEDCAGHEKCCTNVCGLHSCVSARFSDGVPAQPDGKEGGGDGDAAPASAATCEGFICSQQGATCDIWDGQPICKCQDRCEKEPYFTCASDGLTYFNRCYMDAEACIRGVTLTVVPCRFYLAGPHTSPFPQDTTVSPTPTSSHEDPMPPTLYSNPHHQSVYVGGTVSFHCDVIGVPRPDVTWEKQSERRERLVMRPDQMYGNVVITNIGQLVVYNAQVWDTGIYTCIARNSVGVLQADYPLSVVRRADDDFSEDPELPMGRPFSPADCLAEVDTRVCSGERHVDWYYDGKLGSCATFSSGGCDDSRNRFETYEECKASCQREGMGICSLPAVQGPCKNWEARWAWNSLMKQCQPFVYGGCQGNANSFRTKKECEANCPQPKRKPCRTCRMRGKMMPNLCRSDFAIVGRLTELIEDLDSGLARFSLDEVLRDEKMGLTFFNTKNLEVTIAKIDWSCPCPNITMEDNPLLVMGAVQDGMAVIQPDSYVKAIPERRLRRLRDAVKKNACGT from the exons ATGCCTGAGATCCTTCTCCAGCTTTTTTTGCAGGGCAGGCATTCAGAGGACAGGAGGAGGCAAAGGCAGCCGCCGCTCACAGGGACACGCGTGTTTCTGTTGGTGCTCTTGACTTGCGATTTGCTCGACGTTTCTTTGAGCGCCGGCGCGACGGGATCCACGGCGGGACACGAGGGCTTCTGTCCCAACAAGCTGAACTCCAATCTCTGGGTTGATGCGCAGAGCACCTGCGAAAGGGAATGCAGCGTCGATGAG GACTGCGCTGGACACGAGAAGTGTTGCACCAACGTGTGTGGCCTCCACAGCTGCGTGTCTGCGCGTTTCTCCGACGGCGTCCCCGCCCAGCCGGACGGCAAGGAAGGCGGAGGCGATGGAGACGCCGCCCCGGCCTCCGCTGCTACCTGCGAGGGCTTCATCTgcagccagcagggggcgaccTGCGACATCTGGGACGGGCAGCCCATCTGCAAGTGCCAGGACCGCTGCGAGAAGGAGCCCTACTTCACCTGCGCCTCGGACGGCCTCACTTATTTCAACCGCTGCTACATGGACGCGGAGGCCTGCATCCGCGGAGTCACGCTGACTGTGGTCCCTTGCCGGTTCTACCTCGCCGGCCCTCACACGAGCCCCTTCCCTCAGGACACCACGGTTTCCCCGACCCCGACGTCCTCGCACGAGGACCCCATGCCCCCCACGCTGTACTCCAACCCTCACCACCAGTCCGTCTATGTCGGAGGGACCGTTAGCTTCCACTGCGACGTGATTGGCGTCCCCCGACCTGACGTCACATGGGAGAAGCAGAGCGAAAGGCGCGAGCGGCTGGTCATGAGGCCGGACCAGATGTACGGTAACGTGGTCATAACAAACATCGGGCAGCTGGTCGTTTACAACGCCCAGGTGTGGGATACGGGCATATACACGTGTATCGCAAGAAACTCCGTGGGGGTGCTCCAAGCAGACTACCCGCTGTCTGTTGTCCGCCGAGCCGACGACGATTTTTCCGAGGATCCCGAGTTGCCCATGGGGCGGCCGTTTTCTCCAGCGGACTGCCTGGCGGAAGTCGACACGCGAGTCTGCAGCGGGGAGCGTCACGTGGACTGGTACTACGACGGCAAGCTGGGCTCCTGCGCGACCTTCAGCAGCGGCGGCTGCGACGACAGCCGCAACCGCTTCGAGACGTACGAGGAGTGCAAAGCGTCCTGTCAGAGAGAGGGGATGGGGATCTGCTCCCTGCCAGCGGTCCAGGGTCCCTGCAAGAACTGGGAGGCACGCTGGGCCTGGAACTCCCTAATGAAACAGTGCCAGCCCTTCGTCTACGGCGGATGCCAGGGGAACGCCAACAGCTTCCGCACGAAGAAGGAGTGCGAGGCGAACTGTCCGCAGCCCAAGCGGAAGCCGTGCCGGACCTGTCGGATGAGGGGGAAAATGATGCCCAACCTGTGCCGCAGCGACTTCGCCATCGTCGGCCGGCTGACGGAGCTCATCGAGGACCTCGACTCCGGTTTGGCTCGCTTCAGCCTGGACGAGGTCCTGAGGGATGAAAAGATGGGCCTGACTTTCTTCAACACTAAAAACCTGGAGGTGACCATCGCTAAGATTGACTGGAGCTGCCCCTGCCCCAACATCACCATGGAGGACAACCCCTTGCTGGTGATGGGCGCGGTGCAGGACGGTATGGCCGTCATCCAGCCGGACAGCTACGTCAAAGCCATCCCTGAACGCAGGCTCCGAAGGCTGCGTGACGCCGTCAAAAAAAACGCGTGCGGAACATAA